From Natronocella acetinitrilica:
CTGACGTCGCAGGAAAGCCGGGATGTCCAGGTAGTCCATATCGCCGCTGTCGCCGTACTTGTCGTTGGCCGCTTTCTTGCGAATGGCTGCCGGGGTTTCCAGCTCTTTGTAGTCGATCTCGCCACTGGGTTTGCGGGCAACGGTACGCAACTCTGGCGCCTTCTGCTCGACCCGCGGTTGACCAAGACCCGTGGCAACCACCGTCACTCGCAGCTCGTTCTCCAGTTCCGGATCGATAACCGTACCCACGACCACGGTTGCGTCCTCGGAGGCGAATTCCCGGATGGCCTGGCCAACCTCGTCGAATTCCCCGATACCCATATCCATCCCGGCGGTGACATTCACCAGGATGCCGTTGGCACCGGCAAGATTGACGTCCTCCAGCAGCGGACAGGCGATGGCGCGTTCCGCGGCTTCACGGGCACGACCTTCGCCGGAGGCGGCGCCGGAGCCCATGACGGCCATACCCATTTCCGACATCACGGTGCGAACGTCGGCAAAGTCAACGTTGATAAGCCCTGGACGGGTGATCAACTCGGCAATACCCCGCACGGCGCCGAGCAGGACGTCGTTAGCGGAGCGGAAGGCATCGAGCAGCGTGAGATTTTTGCCCAACACACTCAACAACTTCTCGTTGGGAATGGTGATCAGGGAATCCACGCTGCGGGACAACTCGTCGATGCCCTGCATGGCGACGCGCATCCGCTTGGCGCCCTCGAAGGGGAACGGCTTGGTCACCACGGCCACCGTCAGAATGCCGAGTTCACGGGCGATTTCCGCAACCACGGGTGCCGCTCCGGTACCGGTGCCACCACCCATGCCAGCGGTGATAAACACCATGTCGGCACCTTCCAGCACCTCGGCGATGCGCTCCCGATCCTCGAGGGCTGCGTCACGGCCGACCTGCGGGTTGGCGCCAGCGCCAAGACCCTTGGTGATATTGGTGCCGAGTTGCAGCACCGTCTTGGCCGCCGTGTTCTTGAGAGCCTGGGCATCGGTGTTGGCGCAGATGAAATCCACACCGTCGATATCGGCGGACACCATGTGCTGCACGGCGTTGCCGCCGCCACCACCGACACCGATCACCTTGATAACCGCGCTCTGGCTGAAAGAATCCATGAGTTCAAACATTGGTCTGTCTCCTATCCTGCTGCTCTGTGACTCGATTCCCGCGGGAATCAGAAATTGCCCTTGAACCATTGCTTCATACGTTCCAGCACGGCATTGAAGCCGCCTTCGGTCTGCAGTTCGCTCAGCTGCTGACCGCGGTTGTTGGCGCCGAAATGCAAGAGGCCGACGCCGGTTGAGTAAATGGGGTTACGCACGACATCTGCCAGGCCGGTGACGTTCTGGGGAACGCCAAGCCGGACCGGCACATGAAA
This genomic window contains:
- the ftsZ gene encoding cell division protein FtsZ yields the protein MFELMDSFSQSAVIKVIGVGGGGGNAVQHMVSADIDGVDFICANTDAQALKNTAAKTVLQLGTNITKGLGAGANPQVGRDAALEDRERIAEVLEGADMVFITAGMGGGTGTGAAPVVAEIARELGILTVAVVTKPFPFEGAKRMRVAMQGIDELSRSVDSLITIPNEKLLSVLGKNLTLLDAFRSANDVLLGAVRGIAELITRPGLINVDFADVRTVMSEMGMAVMGSGAASGEGRAREAAERAIACPLLEDVNLAGANGILVNVTAGMDMGIGEFDEVGQAIREFASEDATVVVGTVIDPELENELRVTVVATGLGQPRVEQKAPELRTVARKPSGEIDYKELETPAAIRKKAANDKYGDSGDMDYLDIPAFLRRQAD